The genomic stretch GGCTGTGATAGAAAAGACCATGAATGGGTTCACTGTAAAGGAGTTATCTAATGGCACCGGAAGTTATTCTTTTGACTGGGAAGTAAAATGTGTACGGAAAGGTTATGAGGAATATAAAGTGATCAGAGATGGCGAAGATTGCAAGGCATCAGGAAACTCAGAGCTGCTGAAAGATATTTCTCAAAAAAAAGCTGAATAAGATTTAATCCAAAATATATTTTACCATGAAAACTTATATAACAATATGCATTAACCTGGCTTTGGGCCTAGGAATTATAGCCCAAGATTTACCTATTAATTTGAAGGATTACTCACCAATGCCATTACCTACATATAATGAGCGAGAAACATTACCAAAGCCAGATGACCATTGGTTTATACACTTCTCTTTAAATGGCGTTGATACGATAAAGTCTAATTTGACTGATTACCCAGATACTTTTTGGACAAATAAAAATCAGGATAATAATTCCTTAAATGTGATAGATGAAAGTGGCAGCAATACATTAAATGCTGATGAACCCAATGCTTATTTGTTCTCAAACCTTCAGCCAGCTGATGGAATACCAGGTTTTCCTTACTACCCATTTAGTGCTGTGGTAAAAATATACTTAGCTATGAAGGATGACAATGGAAATATTAGCTTTTCTTCATGTTCAGGAATAATGATTGGCCCTAATCATGTGCTAACTGCAGGCCATTGTATTAAAAGTGATGACAAAGTGCTTGTTATCCACAATGGTTCGGTGGCTGTGCCTGCTTACAATATGGGTACTTCGCCCTACGGATATGCTTATATCAACGGCTGGTATGCCTTCAATGGATGGCTGCAAGGACAGGATTTTAATTATGATGTAGGTGTACTTAGCCTTAATTCCAGCATTGGCAAGACTACAGGTTATCATGGGCTTGCTTACAATCTAAACAATGGATGGTTTACCAATAGCACTCAAAGCCTAAGCAGCATTGGCTACCCTGCACAAGATGATAATGGAAACCCTGTGTATGAGGCTGGTGAAAGGATGTATGCCATGAATGGATCAATGGATTTTATCAAGGGAACCAATATTTTATGTCATAA from Owenweeksia hongkongensis DSM 17368 encodes the following:
- a CDS encoding T9SS type A sorting domain-containing protein, coding for MKTYITICINLALGLGIIAQDLPINLKDYSPMPLPTYNERETLPKPDDHWFIHFSLNGVDTIKSNLTDYPDTFWTNKNQDNNSLNVIDESGSNTLNADEPNAYLFSNLQPADGIPGFPYYPFSAVVKIYLAMKDDNGNISFSSCSGIMIGPNHVLTAGHCIKSDDKVLVIHNGSVAVPAYNMGTSPYGYAYINGWYAFNGWLQGQDFNYDVGVLSLNSSIGKTTGYHGLAYNLNNGWFTNSTQSLSSIGYPAQDDNGNPVYEAGERMYAMNGSMDFIKGTNILCHNNIGFRGQSGSGLYFKDTNGDRYALGVLSHGNGKTFPYNTCHTRMDAQMFNQIVGIVSSSIDITEIQPDKDQRFEIYPNPVVDELSVKTLGSNVYFELKILDIMGKVLIHETVYHTTDPDVYKFDLSKLGNGTYVCQLNTASNLLTQKLILKL